The following are from one region of the Eubacterium sp. MSJ-33 genome:
- a CDS encoding ABC transporter ATP-binding protein → MYVEMKNIYKKYGDFLASDNVSFGVEKGKLVALLGPSGSGKTTLLRMIAGLENPNEGDIFIDGKRVNDIPASKRGIGFVFQSYALFRYMTVYENVAFGLELQKMPKKQIKERVTELLSLTGLSGMEKRYPNQLSGGQRQRVAFARALAPNPQVLLLDEPFAAIDAKVRTEIRTWLKEMVTKLGITSIFVTHDQDEAVEVADEIIITNHGVVEQMGTPLAIYKSPDTPFVAQFIGRSSVVEDYDRLKGFERIPHADKAVIRPEFVKISKSGKLDRYISAAELGTVKEVIFKGNRMDVVVDINGIELTGERSLEKDLVSVGETVHVLIYRLYVFDEEKTYLLENKEMQEQDVFYI, encoded by the coding sequence ATGTATGTGGAAATGAAAAATATCTATAAAAAGTATGGTGATTTCCTTGCATCGGACAACGTGAGTTTCGGCGTCGAGAAAGGAAAGCTGGTCGCTCTGCTTGGACCATCCGGAAGCGGAAAGACAACACTTCTCCGGATGATCGCAGGACTGGAGAATCCAAACGAAGGTGATATATTTATTGACGGCAAGCGCGTCAATGATATCCCGGCGTCAAAACGTGGAATCGGATTTGTATTTCAGAGCTATGCACTGTTCCGGTATATGACGGTGTATGAGAATGTTGCATTTGGATTGGAGCTTCAGAAGATGCCGAAGAAACAGATCAAGGAACGTGTGACCGAGCTGTTATCGCTGACCGGACTTTCCGGCATGGAGAAGCGGTATCCGAATCAGTTATCCGGTGGACAACGGCAGCGTGTGGCATTCGCCAGAGCGTTAGCTCCGAATCCGCAGGTACTGCTGTTGGACGAACCGTTTGCAGCGATTGACGCGAAGGTGCGGACCGAGATTCGGACATGGTTAAAAGAGATGGTCACAAAGCTTGGTATCACAAGTATCTTCGTCACTCACGATCAGGATGAGGCGGTCGAGGTTGCGGATGAGATTATCATCACGAACCACGGTGTGGTCGAGCAGATGGGAACACCGCTTGCAATCTACAAATCTCCGGATACCCCGTTTGTGGCACAGTTTATCGGACGGTCATCTGTGGTGGAAGATTACGACCGGCTGAAAGGATTTGAACGAATCCCACATGCAGACAAGGCGGTTATCCGGCCAGAGTTCGTGAAGATCTCGAAAAGCGGAAAGCTTGACCGGTATATCAGTGCTGCCGAGCTTGGAACGGTCAAGGAAGTGATCTTCAAAGGAAACCGCATGGATGTCGTTGTCGATATCAACGGAATTGAGTTAACCGGCGAGCGGTCGCTCGAAAAAGATCTTGTATCGGTCGGAGAGACGGTACATGTGCTGATCTACCGGTTATATGTATTTGATGAAGAAAAGACATATTTGTTAGAGAATAAAGAGATGCAGGAGCAGGATGTATTCTACATCTAG
- a CDS encoding sulfate ABC transporter permease, protein MSENEKLERSRRRTKIILITITVLFIVLMLVVPLLSVIVNSLREGFAFYIESISTEYVRHSLLVTLLATGIAVVVNTIFGICAAWLLTKFSFRGKQILATLIDIPFSISPVIVGLAYLMTFGRLGWFYPVIRAFNQYFGTDVRIAFAIPGVVLATVFVTFPFVSREIIPVLNVQGKDEEEAAALMGAKGFTIFRKITFPHMKWGLIYGIILCTARALGEFGAVNALSKTRGETFTLPLEIDALYMSGTKTSITAAFAVSSILVILAIILLIARNIIEHRGKEKEPKGTR, encoded by the coding sequence ATGAGTGAAAATGAGAAATTAGAGCGAAGCAGACGCCGGACAAAAATTATATTAATCACGATTACGGTACTGTTTATCGTGCTGATGCTGGTCGTGCCACTACTCTCTGTGATCGTCAATTCCCTGCGGGAGGGATTCGCCTTTTACATCGAGTCAATCTCGACAGAGTATGTGCGACATTCGCTGCTTGTGACGCTGCTTGCAACAGGCATCGCAGTTGTCGTGAATACAATATTTGGAATTTGCGCCGCATGGCTGCTCACGAAGTTTTCTTTCCGTGGCAAACAGATTCTTGCAACGTTGATTGATATTCCGTTTTCAATCTCGCCGGTTATCGTAGGACTTGCCTACCTGATGACGTTCGGCAGACTCGGATGGTTCTACCCGGTGATCCGGGCGTTTAACCAGTATTTTGGAACGGATGTGCGAATCGCATTTGCGATTCCGGGCGTGGTACTCGCCACGGTGTTTGTCACATTTCCGTTTGTCTCAAGAGAGATTATCCCGGTATTAAATGTACAGGGAAAGGATGAGGAAGAAGCCGCTGCGCTGATGGGTGCAAAGGGATTTACAATATTTCGAAAGATCACATTCCCACATATGAAATGGGGACTGATTTACGGCATCATCCTCTGTACGGCGCGGGCGCTGGGAGAGTTCGGTGCGGTGAATGCACTCTCGAAGACGCGGGGCGAGACATTCACCCTGCCGCTTGAGATCGATGCCCTGTATATGTCGGGGACAAAGACCTCAATCACCGCGGCATTTGCGGTATCTTCGATTCTTGTGATTTTAGCGATCATCTTACTGATTGCAAGAAATATTATCGAGCATAGAGGAAAAGAGAAGGAGCCGAAAGGAACAAGGTAG
- the cysT gene encoding sulfate ABC transporter permease subunit CysT → MNKAKKTRVIPGYHLTFGIVITLLSLIVLIPLASVLVYALKLSPGEWFRLIMKENVRNAFLTSIGCSFLAAVINTVFGLILAWTLVKYEFPGKKLLDGFIELPFALPTAVAGITLSKLFSDSGFYGKIFAKFGIQIAYTKTGLVLALIFVGIPFVVRAVQPVLEKMDGQYEEAAFMLGASRRKTFLAVILPELRPALLTGFGLAFARGIGEYGSVIYISGNSAKDKTQVISYVIMQKLGMIDYESATAIALLMLIISFVLLLFINIVQARQSARTNLL, encoded by the coding sequence ATGAACAAAGCAAAAAAGACGCGTGTGATTCCGGGATATCATCTGACATTTGGAATCGTAATTACATTATTATCCCTGATCGTACTGATCCCGCTTGCATCGGTGCTTGTCTATGCATTGAAGCTTTCGCCGGGGGAGTGGTTCCGGCTTATCATGAAGGAAAATGTAAGAAATGCATTTCTGACAAGTATCGGATGTTCCTTCCTGGCAGCTGTAATCAATACCGTGTTTGGACTGATCCTTGCGTGGACACTTGTCAAATATGAGTTTCCGGGGAAGAAGCTGTTAGATGGTTTCATTGAGCTTCCGTTTGCACTTCCGACCGCGGTTGCAGGTATCACGCTTTCGAAGCTTTTCTCGGACAGTGGATTTTACGGAAAGATATTCGCGAAGTTCGGAATCCAGATTGCTTATACGAAGACCGGACTTGTGCTTGCACTTATCTTTGTCGGAATCCCGTTTGTTGTACGGGCGGTACAGCCGGTATTGGAGAAGATGGATGGACAGTATGAGGAAGCGGCGTTCATGCTTGGCGCAAGCCGCAGGAAAACGTTTCTTGCAGTCATCCTTCCTGAGTTACGACCGGCGCTTCTTACCGGGTTCGGTCTGGCATTTGCCAGAGGCATCGGAGAGTACGGAAGTGTCATCTACATATCGGGAAACAGCGCGAAGGATAAGACGCAGGTCATCTCATATGTAATCATGCAGAAGCTTGGAATGATTGACTATGAGAGTGCCACAGCGATAGCACTTCTAATGTTAATAATATCATTTGTATTATTGTTGTTTATCAATATCGTTCAGGCGAGACAATCTGCCAGAACGAATCTGCTTTAG
- a CDS encoding sulfate ABC transporter substrate-binding protein, with translation MKKKTIPVLLVFALLLAGCGKKEDGTIQITNVSYDPTREFYEAYNQMFEEHYQDTYGETVEVIQSHGGSGVQARSVVEGCNADVVTLALEHDITLIQNTGLIDAGWKAEFADDSSPYTSTIVFLVRKGNPKQIQDWDDLIRKDVEVITPDPKSSGGACWNFLAALSYAKTVYKEESGQEDFMRKLYSRVSVMDSGARGATTTFVENKKGDVLVAWENEAITIQNSYAGEYEIINPSVSILAQPSVAIVDDNADANGTQEVSRQYLEYLYSDEAQRLIGTYGYRPANAEILEEYADKFDLTINLWSIDDFGGWDNACETYFDDGALFDQIYNHS, from the coding sequence ATGAAAAAAAAGACAATTCCCGTTCTTCTCGTATTTGCGCTCCTTCTTGCCGGATGCGGAAAGAAGGAGGACGGGACAATCCAAATTACAAATGTATCGTATGATCCGACACGGGAATTCTATGAAGCGTATAATCAGATGTTCGAGGAACATTACCAGGATACATATGGCGAGACTGTAGAGGTTATCCAGTCACATGGCGGTTCCGGGGTGCAGGCACGATCCGTGGTGGAGGGCTGTAATGCGGATGTCGTAACGCTTGCACTCGAACATGATATTACACTGATTCAGAATACTGGTCTGATTGATGCGGGATGGAAGGCTGAATTTGCCGATGATTCATCCCCATATACATCGACAATCGTATTTCTTGTAAGAAAGGGAAATCCGAAGCAGATTCAGGATTGGGATGATTTGATCCGCAAGGATGTGGAGGTAATCACACCGGATCCGAAGAGCAGCGGTGGAGCCTGCTGGAATTTCTTAGCCGCTTTAAGTTATGCGAAGACTGTATATAAGGAAGAATCCGGGCAGGAGGATTTCATGCGGAAGTTATACAGCCGGGTTTCTGTGATGGATTCCGGTGCCAGAGGCGCTACAACAACCTTCGTAGAGAACAAAAAAGGCGATGTGCTTGTGGCATGGGAGAACGAGGCAATTACAATCCAGAATTCTTATGCCGGTGAATATGAGATTATCAATCCTTCCGTCAGTATACTGGCACAGCCGAGTGTGGCAATCGTTGATGATAACGCGGATGCCAACGGTACGCAGGAAGTAAGCAGGCAGTATCTTGAATATCTGTACAGTGATGAGGCACAACGGTTGATCGGAACCTATGGATATCGTCCGGCCAATGCAGAAATTCTGGAGGAATATGCAGATAAATTTGATTTGACTATCAATCTGTGGAGTATTGATGATTTTGGTGGATGGGACAACGCCTGTGAAACGTATTTCGATGATGGTGCATTGTTCGATCAGATCTATAACCATTCGTAG
- the cysK gene encoding cysteine synthase A, producing MMKIVKQLTELIGNTPLLELTNYEKEQELKAKIVVKLEYFNPLGSVKDRVANAMIEQGIKDGKINQDTVIIEPTSGNTGIGLAFVCAAKGLHLILTMPDTMSVERRKIVGALGAEIVLTPGRDGMKGAIAKAESLKEEYGNAFIPQQFENAANPAIHKATTAQEIWNDTDGQVDIFVSAVGTGGTVTGTGLGLKEKNPDVKVVAVEPASSPVLSGGKPGPHKIQGIGAGFVPDVLRMDILDEIIPVENDAAFETSRDVARTDGVLVGISSGAALSAATELAKRPENEGKMIVVLLPDTGERYLSTSLFV from the coding sequence ATTATGAAGATTGTAAAACAGTTAACTGAATTGATTGGAAATACACCGCTTCTCGAGCTTACGAATTATGAGAAGGAGCAGGAATTAAAGGCAAAGATCGTTGTCAAGCTTGAATACTTCAATCCACTTGGAAGCGTGAAAGATCGTGTTGCAAATGCAATGATTGAGCAGGGAATCAAGGATGGCAAGATCAATCAGGATACCGTCATCATTGAGCCGACAAGCGGAAATACCGGAATCGGTCTTGCATTTGTATGTGCGGCAAAGGGACTGCATCTGATTCTGACGATGCCGGATACGATGAGTGTGGAACGTCGGAAAATCGTAGGTGCGCTTGGAGCAGAAATCGTCCTGACACCTGGACGCGATGGCATGAAGGGCGCAATCGCCAAGGCAGAGAGTCTGAAGGAGGAATATGGAAATGCATTTATTCCACAGCAGTTTGAGAATGCTGCAAATCCAGCCATCCATAAGGCAACGACAGCACAGGAAATCTGGAATGATACAGACGGACAGGTCGACATTTTCGTATCGGCTGTAGGTACAGGCGGAACGGTAACAGGAACCGGACTTGGCTTGAAAGAGAAAAATCCGGATGTCAAGGTGGTTGCGGTAGAGCCTGCAAGTTCCCCGGTTCTTTCTGGAGGAAAGCCGGGACCGCATAAGATTCAGGGTATCGGTGCAGGATTCGTACCGGATGTGCTTCGTATGGATATCTTAGATGAGATTATCCCGGTAGAAAACGATGCGGCGTTTGAGACATCCAGAGATGTGGCAAGAACGGATGGCGTGCTTGTTGGTATTTCTTCCGGAGCTGCACTTTCCGCGGCAACAGAGCTTGCAAAACGCCCGGAGAACGAGGGCAAGATGATCGTTGTATTGCTTCCGGATACAGGGGAGAGATATTTATCGACTTCTCTGTTTGTATAA